A region of the Paenibacillus sp. J23TS9 genome:
CGCCGATCCGGTTGTTGTAAAGTTTCTTACGATATGAATCCTGTGTATCTGTGATGAATTCAGGATCGATGACGCCATCCGCATACCATTTCTGCAGCTTTGCCAAGGCTTCCTTTGTCTCCGGCATGACCGAACCGTTTACAATCTGACCATCCCTCTCCATCCACATGGTCGGCTCCACGCCGAATGCCCCGAAGATGGAATAGAAACCTGAAGACCAGGTGGAAGTAGCCGTTCCTGTTAAACCGTACGTATCCTTAGCACCGTTACCGTCCGGATCCTTTTGAGCAAAGGCATACACAGCCTCCTCGAATTCATCCAAGGTCTCCGGGACTTTAGTGATACCGACCTTATCCAACCAGTCCTTACGCCATAACATCGCTAAATCATATGGCTTCAAATCGATAAACATCGGGATGGCCCACAGCTCGTTATTTACGGTAACGGTTTGGAACAGCTCTTTCTTTTTTTCGATATCTGCGTAATACTCAGGCATTTTCTCCTTCAACATGTTCTGATCAATGCTCATTAACACGCCTTGATTCTGGTAAGCGATTACATTTGCAGGGTCGCCGAGCATAAATATGTCTGGTACATCCCCGGATGCGATACTGGCATCCGTTACCTTCACCGGTTTGATCTTTACATTAAACTTCTGCTCCAGCCACTTCTGTACCTCAGAGTCATTTACGACTCCGTCAGCCGCGAAATGAATGCCCCAGGAGATTTCGATCGGCTTGGACTTCGCTTCCGGGGTGCCTCCTATATTTGGACTTGGACTTGAGGTGTCTGTCTTGGAAGTACATCCGGTAAGCAAGCTTGCAGCTAAACTTACCGTCAGTAAGATGGCGCTTACAAATTTGATTCTTTTACTCAAAAGAACCTACCCCCTGTTATGAAATTGTTATTGGATTCGATACATCCGCAGCCCGTATGACGACCCGGCCGGGTATTGGGAACGGCTTTTACTATCTAAAACTTTAAGCTTATATCGTGCCAGTGCACAATCCTCTGATTCCATTTTTCTTATGTTTTTGGCTCCGAAAGCCGTTTTAAGCTTCTGACGTTATTCCGTTTTTTGTATGTTTTTCAATTTCGATCTGTTCTAATTCCGTTTATGTGATATATAATTGACTGCACACGTCTTTTAAAATATCCGGAACTTTATATTTGTAAGCGCTGCCACGCCCGAAGTTAAGGGGGGATTGCCGTGAGGGGACTTTTGGCTATGAAGAATAATTCCATGTTCGTAAAACTGCTCTTATCCATGACCGCCATTGCTCTAATCACTGTTGTTCTCATTTCATCAGTCACTTACATGATATCTGCAAATAACAGTGTTCGTAACTCCATCGGATACAATGAATCCGTCTTGGCTCAGCAGCAGGAGCTGATTCAAAAGGAGCTGACCACCATTAGAAATGCAGCCAACAGTCTGCTAATGGCTCAATCCTACTTGTACCAGACCATAGGAGGTAAGCTCTCCGTAAGTTCATTAATCGATTTATCCGCGCTTGTGGAAGAGCAAAAAAAGCTCAGTCCCTACATCGATTCCATTTATTTGTACTATGCCCCGCTCGAGCTTGTCCTGACATCACGTCCGGAGGTAAAGACTTCTCCTATATTGAGCTTTGCCGATCAATCCTGGCTGGATACTTTAAATCAAGATACGGGATCTCGTACGGTGTGGTTAACCGGAAGGCAGAATGGTTTTGCTCCGGATCATCCTGCGACCTCCCTGCTTCAGAAGATGCCACTGATCGGCCATGTGGATGGCGCCATCGTCATTAATTTGAATCTGGATCGACTCTTTGCCGACTACTTAAGTCATTACAAGAGCAAAAAAGGCACCATCATGGTGATCGGTCCGCAAGGTGAACTTCTCTATTCCGATGCTCCTGACGGAGAAACGCTCCTTCAGCAATTGGATGCAGAACAGATCACACCCGACAGCGGCTACTATATCGGCGACTCCGATCAGATCGTGACCTACACGACATCGAATATGACAGGCTGGCGATTCGTCGATATCACCGAGCGATCCGTCCTTCTGCAAGGCATGAACGGTATTAAAATCATCGTTTGGACCGTCGCCATCCTATACATTACGGTTGCTGTTGCGATTTCCTATTATTTATCGAGAAGATTATATCGCCCGCTTCAAAGCGTGATTTCCTATATCGTGAGCTCTGAAGAATCCGAACGGCGCGACAAATCCGGCGCCCCAAGACGTACTGACGAAGCTGGCTATATCCGTCATTCATTTGAGCAGATGACACGACACCACGATATCTTAATGAAAGAGAAGCGAAAAGTGGATGAACTCCTCATCGGCAACCGTACGGCCATTAAGGAAAAGTATTTGAACGATTTAATCCATGGCGCCGGTCGGGAAGAACCTGTTAGCGGACCCGACCATGCGGCAGAGCTGCTTGGATTAAAGCTTGATTTCGATCGTTATGCCATCCTGATCCTCGAACTGGAAGAGCATGATCCGATGATGGGAACGGAGGATATATTCCATTCCCATCTGCTCCAGTACGGTCTGATGGAAGAACTGGGAGAAGATATCGACGGAGAAATCTTTGTCAAAGACAGCAGGCATACGGTCATCCTCCTCTCCTTACAACCGGATGCCGATGATACCTTTCCGATGGAACAAGCCCGGAGTCTCAAACTATATTTTCACAGTCGTTACGGTATCTCCGTGACCATCGCTGTCAGTCGCGTTCACTTCGGAGAGCCATCCGTGCGTGCGGCTTACAACGAGACTCAGGAGGCATTAAATATGAAAATATACATTGGTAAGGGCGAAATTCTGCCTTATTCTATTCTGGATGAATGGAAATCGGAAGAAGGTTCCTACTATTATCCTTATGAACTTGAGACGAAGCTGCAGCAATCCCTTTTGCAGACGGATAAAGAGGAATGTACCGCTGTGATCCGATCCATCACCCGGGAGGTGCTGGACCAAAGGTTGGGTAGAGCCAATATTCACCAGCTGTATGTGCAATTAAGCGGCGAGCTGGTTAAAACACTCGTTCAGACCGGCGGTGAGGTGACCGCTGTTTTCGGCGAAAAATCATCCTATACCGAAGCTTTGGCGCGCGCGGAAACTGTACAGGATATGGAGGAATGCGTCTTAACGATGTGCAGTAAGATCATTGACTACCATCGAGAGAAACGCTCTAAAATGACGGATGTGACGCTTCAGCTCGCCACGGAATACATGGACAACAATTTCAACAACAATATATCCGTGGATAGTGTGGCGGAACATGTAAAACGCAGCACGTCCTACTTGGGACGCATCTTCAAGGAGTCCAAGGGCATGACCGTCAATGATTATCTCATCCAGCTTCGCATTAAGCGAGCCATGGAGCTGTTGAAGCAGACAGACGTCTCCGTGGAGGAGATTTGCCGGGAGATCGGGTACGCGAACGTCAGCTATTTCAACAAAATCTTCAAAGCCAGAACGGGACTTACCCCGGGACAATTCCGGCACCAACAGGCGGCGGAACAACGCCTGGCCCAGGGACAGGGTCCAAAAACATCCTAATTCGGTCAATTTCGGGTTTGCATCCTCACACGTTATTACCTCTGTTTATAGAATTGAATTACTGCCCAATGAGAAATGGTTAATGGTTATCCGACTCATTGGGCCGTGTATTGATCTTTTAATGAGAATGGAGGTTTCCCCGTGAAGAAGCCTCATATCACTTTAATTCCTTATCTGATCCAATGTATCTGAGTAAAATAAAATTGCCTTTCTATTGCTCTGAATCCCCTCATCGTTACTTGTTTCTGCTAGTTGCTTCAATAATATTGACATGGCTTCATCATACATCCCTAATGTTCTATATGTACTTCCAAGTCCAAATAATGCACCTTGTCTTTCTTCTCCCTTTAATCCATTCTAGAGATTTATAAGGCACTGCTTCACTTTCTAATCCTAGAACGTCATGAATCCGAACACACTGTTATTGGGTCAGCGTCTTCATTGGACCTCCTAAACTCAGTTTGATTACGCTTTTGTTTCTATGATAATTTCCCCTTCTCCAGAAGGTATTTCAAAACCCTCCAGGAATGAAGATAATATTTCTTCAGTTATTGTAAATGCTGCATTTGCATCGAATCTCTGACTCCGAATACGAAGTCGTTCACGTAATTCATTAGGATGAACTTTCAAATATATAAGTTTCCACAATCCTCCTCCAACTTCAATTAACTTCTTATATTCATTTCGTCTCTTTCGTTGCCAAAAACTGAAATCGACAACCACATTACGCTTTTCATTCAAAAGATTGACTAGTTCATTACGCAACTTTAACTCGGCTTCAACTTTTAATTGCTCGTACATTTCAATTGGGTAGTCAATTCCGTAACGACCATGCGTAGCCCATATTTCTTCATCAATGGAAAGACGTACAAAACCTCTCTTCTCTAATCTTTGAGCAAATGTTGTTTTTCCGGATCCTGCTACTCCACACATCATGGCTACTAATGGAACGGAAACATCTGCTTGGTTAATAAAATCATCTATTTCAAAATCGTCATGCAACTTATATTCTCCTTTCATCTTCTTCCTTCGCTTCCTTGAAATCCTTCTGTCGGACCGAGGAGTATGCCCGATGCGTGAATATAATGTTAAGTGATGTCATCGAGCCCTTTTGTCTCTGCACTTACAAGCTTTTAAGCTCCGGATTTTAAAAACTCTTTGTTGTTTTTCTACTTGCACCTTCGTTTTTTCTTCCGGTTGATATTTGTTCAGAATACTTTTCGTTTTTCGATGATTTCACTTAACGTTGCCCCGCACCGATTGAATCCCCCTATCTCACTCCATTATTAAAAATATATCCTTGGCCTTTCCAATCTTCCGTTTCTACATCAAGCAATTCAAAGTTACCCTTCGTATATTCCTCAATAACTCCCTTCCAAAAGGATTTAGAAGGACCATTATTTCCATGCTGGAGAACTTCCCAGTGTCCTCTAAACATATCAAATATCTTAATTGCTGCCTTCTTACCATTTCCCCTTCTCCGATACTTTCTCATGATAAAAAATTCAGCGATAGATTTCGCTTTATCATCCTTATGTAAGTAGCTATGGCTATTAATCAAAACAAACCCTGCATAATTATTATCGATCTTCACGAAAAAAGGATATCTGTTTTCATCAGTCCAATAATGGTCGAGATACTTATATCCATAGACTCCATAATCATTGACATCTTGATCATTATATTCACTAAAATCGTATTCATATAATTCGATCAATTGTCTTAGTATAGACTTTTGATCCTCTTGAACCTTGATGACATCAACCTGCTGCATGGTCTAAATCTCCCTTCATTATTGAAAAGCTCTAGCAGAATCAACGTAGTCTATTGTTCCATGTTTTCTTATATACTCAAATACTCTGTCTTTTTTATTATATCGTAGAACGATTTATTCTCTTTTGTCTCATTAATATTCCAGTTTATAAACGACCTCACCATCTATCACTCGACCATCTTCATCAAATCCCAATTTTTCATATAAAACACATTCCGGGAAAGCCTTGGCCTGTGCGAGTGAAAACAAATTTTTCGCTACAAATTCACTTTGTTCATCAGCTACGCTCAACTTAATGACATCAAAAAAATTGCTTCGGTCTATTTCCTTAAATGCTATCATAAATACTCGCCCCTATTTTCATGAAGTTAATCTTGGAGAAAATACTCTCTGTTAACTGATCTCTCCGACATTTTGAGCTGCTTTCAAATTACGCTATTATTCAAGCCCTTAAATGGAATTGTATCCCATTCTCTTTCCTATTTCACTACTTCTCATAAATAGGTTTTGTTAAACTGTGTTGTTAAAAAAACAAGTTGACATCGGAGTTTACTCCAATGTTATTGTGAATGTATGGAAAAACAATATTCTATAAAAGAGGTTTCACGGATACTTGGTATCCCGAAGGATACGCTGCGGTACTATGACCGTATTGGAATCGTATCGCCGTCCCGGGGACACAATTCTTATCGCAGGTATTCTAGGGACGACATCGTCGATTTAATGAATATTCAAATCATGCAGTATGCGGACTTTTCTCTAGAAGAAATCAAGGGGAAGTTTCAGTTCCACAGAATGCAGAGTGTAGATCCTGCTTATTGCCAGGAGGTCGCTGAGTTCCTTGATGTCAAAAAAGCAGAAACACGCAAGAAAATCGCACATCTTGAAAAGGTCAGTCAGTTGCTTGACGTAGCCGTTAAAACGCTAAGGGACTTTAATTTTGAAAGTGACCAGCGGCTGGCAGTGTTCGTTCGGGAGATTTACCGGGATCTTCACAAGAAGGAACCTGAAATAACTAAGGAGGATTGTGATGGAAATCAAAATTAAGAATTATTATTGTTTGATAGCCGGCGTTCTTGCGATACTTTTTGCCGCTACGCATGCATGGAACGGGCAATCCGCTGTACTGCCGACGCTCTTAGTGAAGGATATAGCCTTGGATACACGGATAACATTCACGTATGTCTGGCACATTATTACCGCTGAGAATCTGGTTTTCGGCATAGTATTCATTTTCCTGTCATTTCAAAGCGAGAAATCGAAGATCCGGTTTGCTGCGTGGATGATTGTGTCACTTCTGCTCGTTCGTCTGATGGTCATTCTCGGTGTAACCGCAATATATGATGCTTCGGCACTTACGAATACGTTAATCGATTCGATTGCTATTTTAATCTATACTGCTTTTATTATACTGGGCACAAGAATTAAGAAATAATCGTAAGTAGGTCAACCATCCCTAACCAGCAGGAAGGTTTAAAGTACTAAACTGCGTTGCGCAGCCAGTGATTTGCAACACGCTAAAGGGTAACGAAAGTTCAGAATAAACCGCCTCATGTGGCGGTTTATTCTATTAGTCGCAAATCAACAATCAAGGAAAACAGAGCATATAAATAAAATTCAATTCGGATTTAGACATCGGCACAATCCAAACAAACTAAATGGCGAGCGAACTTGTGTTTATCCTATTTGCTTTTCCTCAATTCGGAACCATAACTCACAATACTCATAACCTTCTTTATTTGTACAATACATTTCAAAATTGCCGCCGTCTAGAATATTAAAATTTGATGTTTGTAGCCATTCAGAAAATACCCGATTTTTTAATGAGCGCAAATCGTAATTGCCACTGCCATTCTCATCACTTAATGTTGAAAATACGGCCCAGGTAGATGCTGGAACATTAACAACAGTATATCCAGTGACCCCGCTGTCCTCCGATTTGTAACACCCGATAAGATAAGGAAACGTGGTATTACTTGTGAATTTGTAGGAATCGAATGCAAAAACAGCTCCAAGCTCCTTGCTGAAATTACCTTCGCGCCACCAATCCCCTATTACCGACTGGCGTAATCTGTCAAACTCGCCATTCTTGCTAATGTTTTGCCAAACCTCCGGTATAGATACGCCCTGCGGGTTCGCAATATTATCGTAAGTGTATATATCCTCTAACCCAAAAATTTGAAAAGCATCCCGTTTCTCAATACGATAATTCATCTCGGCAACTCCTTTTAATATCATTTGGAAGGAGATGCGTGGATAGGCTTTTAACTGACTTTCTGCATTGCGCGCTGATGTGGGAGTCAATCCATGCAGATTTTGAAATGCTCGCGAAAATGATTCCGGCGTTTCATATCCATATTTCAAGGCTATATCAGTCACTTTATTCTGTCTGTTTTTTAGATCAAAGGCGGCAAGGGTAAGCCTTCTGCGTCTGATATATTCTGATAAAGATACTCCAAGTACAAATGAAAACATGCGTTGAAATTGATAAACAGAACATAGAGCAATTCTAGCAATCTGTTCATAATCAATATTATTTCCTAAGTTGTCTTCAATATAGTCAATAGCGTGGTTCATACGTTGAAGCCAATCCACGGCAACCCCTCCTTTCAAAAGGAGCATATCATGTGGTAGATCAAGTCGCCTGATTTTTTATGCAGTAAAATATCAGATGATTTAAAATTCCCACTTTGTAATAGTTCTTTAATTATTTTGAATTATCCTGCCCGCTACTTGATCAATAGGAGCAGCTGCCGCATGCAAACTACACCACATTTCTATCACATAAACTAAAAGTTATTTTCCTTATTCGCTTCTTCCCCACATGCCTTTGATAACGATTATGCCCGAACTAAAAAGCCCTTGATAACAATTTGATAAAAAACACCAGAACGATCACTAAACTCAATAACCCAACCCACTTCACGTACTGTTTCCGGTAAGCGGCTATGATTGACTCGGTCAGCGTCACAGCTGTCATGCTCCACAGAGCAGCTTCGGTAATCGGATACAAAAAAACAAACCATAAGAGCGAAGCGGCTGCCGCATGGGTAACAATGCTTCCAATCAACAAGAACAATAATGGGAACAACTTTGCTTTCGTGGATTTTCGGGTCCGGTAAGCCCATGCCATATAACATCCGATGCTCCTGATAAGCTTTTTGCAGCAAAGTGGCCTTCCTTGTGTAAATCGATCTCATGCGCTAGTGGTTGGAATTGCTATTGGAGTTGTTTGCTGCACATGACGACCGGACGGACGAGCTGATCGCTGCCGCTTCGAGGTACGGCGAATTCATGGGACTGCCTCTGCTGTCGGTGGACATACAGGTGAAAACATCATGTTGTACCTTTAAAAGTTGCTGTCCGATACGGATCAACACTCCCCTCCTATCGTCTTCTTTTGGATCGATACGAACCCTTTCCCTATGGTACACATAACAAAAAAGCCGCAATTGATGCGGCTTTCAATGTCTGGATGATTTCGCTCGACCTTTATGTGGATTAACGATCTCCTGGGAATGCAGAAGTACCGACGACTTTACGCGGCCGGTCAATTTTATAGATTTCGTGAAATTATGTCTCTTGTGCAGTAAGTACGTTATCCGGCGCTTTTTGGTTCATGATCGGTACCATGACCAGTGCACCTAGAAGAAACAATAATCCTGCCCCGCTATAGATCGTACTAAGCGAAAAAGCGTCTTTTAATGCACCTGCGAAGGACATGGAAATGACCATCATGCCCACGAACATCGGATTCAAGACCCCATTCACCCGGCCGACAATGGAAGCATGCGACCATTTCAGAATCATGGTACTGATTCCAATATGAATGCAAGGGAAAACTAGCCCGTTCAGGAATTGGACGGTCAATGTGACCGGAACGCTTGTCGAATACCCGACTATAGCTGTACAGACTGCTCCTGCCAGCATTCCTATGGCAAGAAGAATCTGCGGCGGTACCCGCTTCGCGAAGACGGCTACGATCCCGCCACCAATCAGCATTGCTGCGCCGTTCACCATAAGCAGATACTGCAGGAATTCCTCGCTCTTGCCCAGCCTCTCCGTTACGATAAACAGGTTGAGAGCTTGGGCTACGCCAACGGCGAGTCCCGCGAGAACAAACGCAAGTCCGAGCATCCGCAGCACTTGGCTTTTCCAAACAAAGCGGAAGCCTTCAACGAAATCTTTGCGGAATTGCCCTCTTACAGCAACCGTTTGAGATTCCATATGATCTTCTGGCAAGCGAATAAGAACAAGAGCCGAGAGCAGGAAAACCACCCCCATGACAGCGATCGATGTTTCAAGGCCGAACGTGCTGTACACGAAGGTGCCAAGCATAGGGCCAAGCACCATGAAGATAGCCATCAGTGATTGGAACAGAGCCATCCCCTGCTGCAGCTGTTGTTCTGGCACGTGATACTTAAACAACCGCATACTAGAAGGCTGCGAGAACTGCGAAAGAATAGCCGAGATGAACGCGACAAGGTAAACGGATTCCCAAGAACCATAATGTAGGGTCAGAAGGACCACGAATACCGATACCGCGGAT
Encoded here:
- a CDS encoding ATP-binding protein encodes the protein MKGEYKLHDDFEIDDFINQADVSVPLVAMMCGVAGSGKTTFAQRLEKRGFVRLSIDEEIWATHGRYGIDYPIEMYEQLKVEAELKLRNELVNLLNEKRNVVVDFSFWQRKRRNEYKKLIEVGGGLWKLIYLKVHPNELRERLRIRSQRFDANAAFTITEEILSSFLEGFEIPSGEGEIIIETKA
- a CDS encoding extracellular solute-binding protein, yielding MSKRIKFVSAILLTVSLAASLLTGCTSKTDTSSPSPNIGGTPEAKSKPIEISWGIHFAADGVVNDSEVQKWLEQKFNVKIKPVKVTDASIASGDVPDIFMLGDPANVIAYQNQGVLMSIDQNMLKEKMPEYYADIEKKKELFQTVTVNNELWAIPMFIDLKPYDLAMLWRKDWLDKVGITKVPETLDEFEEAVYAFAQKDPDGNGAKDTYGLTGTATSTWSSGFYSIFGAFGVEPTMWMERDGQIVNGSVMPETKEALAKLQKWYADGVIDPEFITDTQDSYRKKLYNNRIGVIEEQISKGALPESATVKEMQALNPDAKMAFSKNPKGPGGDGSWDWGIKSNFMVIGSKVKDQPEKLEKLFEILQAQSNDEETINRTSLGVKGTQWDFVESGATSGATKFLPGFEKQEQRDQLGIRLFSFGNITTQAYRDKYSDPKLNEAVKTYSSAPRWTDALLFSVLPSDGKYKQDLTSLMQKYFAQIISGEIPLSDFDKFVTEWKAKGGDELTKEANEMYQAQFKK
- a CDS encoding helix-turn-helix domain-containing protein — translated: MDWLQRMNHAIDYIEDNLGNNIDYEQIARIALCSVYQFQRMFSFVLGVSLSEYIRRRRLTLAAFDLKNRQNKVTDIALKYGYETPESFSRAFQNLHGLTPTSARNAESQLKAYPRISFQMILKGVAEMNYRIEKRDAFQIFGLEDIYTYDNIANPQGVSIPEVWQNISKNGEFDRLRQSVIGDWWREGNFSKELGAVFAFDSYKFTSNTTFPYLIGCYKSEDSGVTGYTVVNVPASTWAVFSTLSDENGSGNYDLRSLKNRVFSEWLQTSNFNILDGGNFEMYCTNKEGYEYCELWFRIEEKQIG
- a CDS encoding GNAT family N-acetyltransferase; translated protein: MQQVDVIKVQEDQKSILRQLIELYEYDFSEYNDQDVNDYGVYGYKYLDHYWTDENRYPFFVKIDNNYAGFVLINSHSYLHKDDKAKSIAEFFIMRKYRRRGNGKKAAIKIFDMFRGHWEVLQHGNNGPSKSFWKGVIEEYTKGNFELLDVETEDWKGQGYIFNNGVR
- a CDS encoding helix-turn-helix domain-containing protein; translation: MKNNSMFVKLLLSMTAIALITVVLISSVTYMISANNSVRNSIGYNESVLAQQQELIQKELTTIRNAANSLLMAQSYLYQTIGGKLSVSSLIDLSALVEEQKKLSPYIDSIYLYYAPLELVLTSRPEVKTSPILSFADQSWLDTLNQDTGSRTVWLTGRQNGFAPDHPATSLLQKMPLIGHVDGAIVINLNLDRLFADYLSHYKSKKGTIMVIGPQGELLYSDAPDGETLLQQLDAEQITPDSGYYIGDSDQIVTYTTSNMTGWRFVDITERSVLLQGMNGIKIIVWTVAILYITVAVAISYYLSRRLYRPLQSVISYIVSSEESERRDKSGAPRRTDEAGYIRHSFEQMTRHHDILMKEKRKVDELLIGNRTAIKEKYLNDLIHGAGREEPVSGPDHAAELLGLKLDFDRYAILILELEEHDPMMGTEDIFHSHLLQYGLMEELGEDIDGEIFVKDSRHTVILLSLQPDADDTFPMEQARSLKLYFHSRYGISVTIAVSRVHFGEPSVRAAYNETQEALNMKIYIGKGEILPYSILDEWKSEEGSYYYPYELETKLQQSLLQTDKEECTAVIRSITREVLDQRLGRANIHQLYVQLSGELVKTLVQTGGEVTAVFGEKSSYTEALARAETVQDMEECVLTMCSKIIDYHREKRSKMTDVTLQLATEYMDNNFNNNISVDSVAEHVKRSTSYLGRIFKESKGMTVNDYLIQLRIKRAMELLKQTDVSVEEICREIGYANVSYFNKIFKARTGLTPGQFRHQQAAEQRLAQGQGPKTS
- a CDS encoding MFS transporter gives rise to the protein MNRPEKSTNASGLLRNQFLQTILLSSVLLQIGIWVRNFAILLYVADRTNNDPYAISLISVAEFAPIFVFSFIGGTFADRWRPKRTMIWCDLLSAVSVFVVLLTLHYGSWESVYLVAFISAILSQFSQPSSMRLFKYHVPEQQLQQGMALFQSLMAIFMVLGPMLGTFVYSTFGLETSIAVMGVVFLLSALVLIRLPEDHMESQTVAVRGQFRKDFVEGFRFVWKSQVLRMLGLAFVLAGLAVGVAQALNLFIVTERLGKSEEFLQYLLMVNGAAMLIGGGIVAVFAKRVPPQILLAIGMLAGAVCTAIVGYSTSVPVTLTVQFLNGLVFPCIHIGISTMILKWSHASIVGRVNGVLNPMFVGMMVISMSFAGALKDAFSLSTIYSGAGLLFLLGALVMVPIMNQKAPDNVLTAQET
- a CDS encoding MerR family transcriptional regulator, producing the protein MEKQYSIKEVSRILGIPKDTLRYYDRIGIVSPSRGHNSYRRYSRDDIVDLMNIQIMQYADFSLEEIKGKFQFHRMQSVDPAYCQEVAEFLDVKKAETRKKIAHLEKVSQLLDVAVKTLRDFNFESDQRLAVFVREIYRDLHKKEPEITKEDCDGNQN